The region CGTGCTCGACGCCACCGATGGCAAGGGTGTGAATGTGATCGTGGACCAGGTCTCAGGCCCGGTCATGAATGACAATATGCGGGCGACGGCCATCCTGGGCCGCATCGTGAACGTCGGCCGCCTGGGCGGCACGGATGCCGCTTTCGACTACGACCTGCACGCCCTGCGCCGGATCCACTATATCGGCGTCACCTTCCGCACGCGCAGCGTGGAGGAAGTCCGCGAAATCGGCCGCCGCATGCGCGCGGACCTGTGGCCTTTCGTCGAAACGGGCAAACTGAACCTGCCGATCGCGAAGGAATTCCCGCTGGCCGAGGCGGCCACGGCACTGGCCTACATGAAAGAAAACCGCCATTTCGGCAAGATCCTGCTGAAGCCTTGACCCAAGAGCGGCCACCGTATGGCAGCCAAAAAAGAGAGGTTTACTTCTCATTTTTGGTGATTTTCCACCAAAATGTGAGGTTTACTTCTCTTTTTTTCGCTTCAGGTGTACGCTTTTGCCATGGACAGCACCGCAAAAACCCTCGATCCCGTGGTCCAAGCCATTATCGATGGCCGCAAGGATCAGCGCGTTTCGCAGGCCGACTTGGCAAAGGCGGCCGGCATCAGCCGCCGTTCGCTCGTCGCCATCGAAAGCGCCTCCAGTGATCCTACGCTCGGCACCCTGCGCGCGCTATGCACCGCGCTGGGCTACGACTTAGCCGTACGTCCTTTCGGTGCCGCGCCCACGCTCGACGATATCCTCCGCGAAAATAACCAGCAATACGGTGGCCAGGGCGGGCCGAGCACATGAAACTCGACGTCTATGTCCAGCACCGGCTCGTGGGGACGCTCGACCAGACGGAAATCGGTCGTTTCGTGTTTACATATCTGCCCGACGCCCCGCGCGAACTGGCTGTCTCTCTTTTGATGCCGGTACGCGCTGAAAGCTGGGTCAGCCCGATACTCCACCCGATCTTCCAGGTATCGCTGCCCGAGGGAGCGCTGCGCCAGATCATAGAGCGAGTGTTCGCCAAGAAATTTGACCGCTTCGGCGATATGGAGCTGTTGGCCGTGTCCGGAGAGAATCTGGTCGGCCAGGTGCAGGTCGTCCCGAGCGGTGAAAAGCCCGCGAATCGCAGCACCCAGGACACGCTGGTCAATCTGCTTTCGCTCGACGTGAAAGTACTGGTCAAGCACTACCTTGGAGAAAACGCCCGGGAGTCGGGCGTCTCGGGCGGCCTCCCCAAGTTCCTGGCCAGAAGTCCCATTGAAAATGAGGGTGGCCGCGCCACGCTGTCCCTGGACAAGTGGATCGTCAAGCTGAACGATGCTGATCATCCCCACATTGTCTTGCTTGAGCATTTTGGCCAGATGCTCGCCAGAAATATGCAACTGCCAACCGCGGAAACGCTGCTCGCCGATGACCACAGCCGCTTGCTCGTCAAGCGATTTGATATCGGCCACAATGACAGGCGGTTGGGATTCGAGGATATGTGTGCGCTGCTCGGTCAGCCCGCGCGCGACAAGTTCAGCGGTTCGGTCGAGCGCATCGTGAAGACCATACGCGCGTATTGCCCCGGCTTCAGTGGCCAGCACAACGTCGACCTCTTCTACGGCCAATACCTTCTGGCGGCAGTGATCCGCAACGGCGACGCCCACTTGAAGAATTTCGGCTTGATCTATCAGCCGGGACAGCCACCGGGTCTTGCACCGGTCTATGACATGCTGACAATGGCGATCTACGCGCCCAGTGACACTGCCGGCGAGGCCCAGGACGGGATGGCGATCACCTTGGGCGGCACCAAGCGCTGGCCGGCGCAACGGGATTTCGATCTGCTTGCCCAAGTTTGCAGTATCGGGGCCGCGCGTCGACGCGAATGGTTGGATCAGCTACGCACGGCCTTGCTGTTGACCGGGGATAGCGTCATCGAATTCTGCGCCCAACATCCGGGACATGGCTTCATTGCCCAGGCAGCCCGTATGCTCGAATTATGGTCGATAGGGGTACGCCCCCTCGACCCGGCATGCGCGGATACGCTATTGACGAGATCCCAAGCGCTACATCAGGGGGCAAACGACACCCCTGACCAGCCGCCGCCCCCAAAACGCCGACGGCGGTCGATCATGGGCGGTATGTAATGTGTTTACCAGGAGTACAAGACTTGCGCGACGACGTTTCCACAGCAGCTTTCCAGGTCCGATCTAGCAAACCAGCCACGCGCCTGGCGCGGTCCGCCGCCCTCTGCGCGATGACCGCCGTCGCATCGTGGCTGCCCTTCCAGGCCAGCCATGCCGCCGGCTTCGACTGCAAATACGCGAAAACCCATGTAGAACACCTGATCTGCGCGCAGCCGGATCTGTCCAGGCTGGACGATCAGATGAAAGTGCTCTACGACAAGATTCAAGGCGAGACCGCTGGCCGTGACGGTGAAACGGGCGAATGGCGCGACCCGGTGGCCAAGGAACAAACCCACTGGCGCGAAACCGTGCGCGACCGCTGTCAGGACGCCGCCTGCCTGAAGTCCGCTTACGTGGACCGCATTGCCGCCATGAAAAAAACATGGGCTGAAGCTTTGGACCCGCAGGACAAATAAGGCGCACGCCGCTTGCTGTACGTCGCCGCGTCCTCGGCCCCTTGCACAGGAAACCGCATGCCCAAAGCCCCTACAACCACAACCCCCGCCACCGCCCTGCCCGTCGGCTTCGTCCAGGTGCGCGGCGCGCGTGAGCATAATCTCAAGGACGTGGACGTCCAGATTCCACGTAATGCCTTGGTGGTGTTCTCTGGGGTGTCGGGCTCCGGCAAATCCTCCCTCGCTTTCAGCACGATCTACGCGGAGGCGCAGCGGCGCTATTTCGAATCGGTCGCGCCCTACGCGCGGCGCCTGATCGATCAGGTGGGCGTGCCCGACGTCGACGCCATCGACGGCCTGCCGCCCGCGGTGGCTCTGCAGCAGCAACGCGGCGCCAGCAACGCCCGCTCTTCCGTCGGCAGCCTGACCACCCTGTCCAGCCTGATCCGCATGATGTATTCGCGCGCCGGCACCTATCCGGTGGATCAGCCCATGCTCTACGCCGAGGACTTCTCGCCCAACACGCCGCAGGGTGCCTGCCCGGTCTGCCACGGTCTGGGACACGTCTTCGAGGTGACCGAGGCCACCATGGTGCCGGACCCTTCCCTGACCATCCGCGAACGCGCCATCGCGGCATGGCCACCGGCCTGGCACGGACAGAATCTGCGCGACATCCTGGTGACTATGGGCTACGACGTGGACCGGCCCTGGAAGGACCTGTCCAAGAAAGACCGCGACTGGATCCTGTTCACCGAAGAAGCGCCCACCGTGCCGGTGTACGCCGGCTTCACGCCCGCCGAAACACGCGCGGCGCTCAAGCGCAAGACCGAGCCCAGCTATATGGGCACGTTCACTG is a window of Bordetella sp. N DNA encoding:
- a CDS encoding type II toxin-antitoxin system HipA family toxin — protein: MKLDVYVQHRLVGTLDQTEIGRFVFTYLPDAPRELAVSLLMPVRAESWVSPILHPIFQVSLPEGALRQIIERVFAKKFDRFGDMELLAVSGENLVGQVQVVPSGEKPANRSTQDTLVNLLSLDVKVLVKHYLGENARESGVSGGLPKFLARSPIENEGGRATLSLDKWIVKLNDADHPHIVLLEHFGQMLARNMQLPTAETLLADDHSRLLVKRFDIGHNDRRLGFEDMCALLGQPARDKFSGSVERIVKTIRAYCPGFSGQHNVDLFYGQYLLAAVIRNGDAHLKNFGLIYQPGQPPGLAPVYDMLTMAIYAPSDTAGEAQDGMAITLGGTKRWPAQRDFDLLAQVCSIGAARRREWLDQLRTALLLTGDSVIEFCAQHPGHGFIAQAARMLELWSIGVRPLDPACADTLLTRSQALHQGANDTPDQPPPPKRRRRSIMGGM
- a CDS encoding helix-turn-helix domain-containing protein, producing MDSTAKTLDPVVQAIIDGRKDQRVSQADLAKAAGISRRSLVAIESASSDPTLGTLRALCTALGYDLAVRPFGAAPTLDDILRENNQQYGGQGGPST
- a CDS encoding lysozyme inhibitor LprI family protein; amino-acid sequence: MRDDVSTAAFQVRSSKPATRLARSAALCAMTAVASWLPFQASHAAGFDCKYAKTHVEHLICAQPDLSRLDDQMKVLYDKIQGETAGRDGETGEWRDPVAKEQTHWRETVRDRCQDAACLKSAYVDRIAAMKKTWAEALDPQDK